In the Streptomyces sp. BHT-5-2 genome, one interval contains:
- a CDS encoding metallopeptidase TldD-related protein — protein MSPHGRRSNRPYEIVERALALSRADGCVVIAEEHSGVNLRWAGNALTTNGTARGRTVTVVATVDGAEGTASGVVSRSAVTALDLEPLVRAAEAAARDAGPAEDARPLVAGGEPAAGFTDDPAETSSDVFAAFAPALGESFRQARAGGRELYGFAQHTVVSSYLGSSTGLRLRHDQPTGTLELNAKSPDRTRSAWAGRATRDFADTDPRELDAELARRLGWAERRVELPAGRHDTLLPPSAVADLLVYQQWSATARDAAEGRTVFSKAGGGQGAARTRIGDRLAALPLTLRSDPAAPGLECAPFVLAHSSGADASVFDNGLPLAATDWVREGVLDRLVATRHGAALTGLPVAPAVDNLLLEGGGSQTLDAMVAAAGHDGPTLLLTCLWYIREVDPATLLLTGLTRDGVYLVEHGEVTGAVNNFRFNESPVDLLGRAVAAGRTERTLSREWGDYFPRTAMPPLRVPDFNMSSVSPGV, from the coding sequence ATGAGTCCGCACGGTAGGCGCAGCAACCGGCCGTACGAGATCGTGGAGCGGGCGCTTGCGCTGTCCCGTGCCGACGGCTGTGTGGTCATCGCGGAGGAGCACTCCGGTGTCAATCTGCGCTGGGCGGGCAACGCCCTCACCACCAACGGCACCGCTCGGGGCCGGACGGTCACGGTCGTGGCGACCGTGGACGGCGCGGAGGGCACCGCGTCCGGGGTGGTCTCGCGGTCCGCGGTGACCGCGCTGGACCTGGAGCCGCTGGTGCGGGCCGCGGAGGCGGCCGCCCGGGACGCCGGGCCGGCCGAGGACGCCCGGCCGCTGGTCGCGGGCGGGGAGCCGGCGGCCGGCTTCACCGACGATCCCGCGGAGACCTCCTCGGACGTCTTCGCCGCGTTCGCCCCGGCCCTCGGGGAGTCCTTCCGGCAGGCCCGGGCCGGCGGCCGCGAGCTGTACGGCTTCGCCCAGCACACCGTGGTCTCGTCGTATCTGGGCAGCTCGACGGGGCTGCGGCTGCGGCACGACCAGCCCACCGGGACGCTGGAGCTGAACGCCAAGTCCCCGGACCGTACCCGTTCGGCCTGGGCCGGCCGGGCCACCCGGGACTTCGCCGACACCGATCCGCGGGAGCTGGACGCCGAGCTGGCCCGGCGGCTGGGCTGGGCCGAGCGCCGGGTCGAGCTGCCCGCCGGCCGCCACGACACGCTGCTGCCGCCGAGCGCCGTCGCCGACCTGCTGGTCTACCAGCAGTGGTCGGCCACCGCGCGGGACGCCGCCGAGGGCCGGACGGTCTTCTCCAAGGCCGGGGGCGGGCAGGGCGCGGCCCGGACCCGGATCGGCGACCGGCTCGCCGCGCTGCCGCTGACGCTGCGCAGCGATCCGGCGGCCCCCGGGCTGGAGTGCGCCCCGTTCGTGCTGGCCCACTCCTCCGGGGCGGACGCCTCGGTCTTCGACAACGGGCTGCCGCTGGCCGCCACCGACTGGGTGCGCGAGGGGGTGCTGGACCGGCTGGTGGCCACCCGGCACGGTGCCGCGCTCACCGGGCTGCCGGTGGCGCCGGCCGTCGACAACCTCCTGCTGGAGGGCGGCGGTTCGCAGACCCTCGACGCGATGGTGGCCGCCGCCGGCCACGACGGCCCGACGCTGCTGCTGACCTGCCTGTGGTACATCCGCGAGGTCGATCCGGCGACGCTGCTGCTGACCGGGCTCACCCGGGACGGGGTCTATCTGGTGGAGCACGGCGAGGTGACCGGCGCGGTGAACAACTTCCGGTTCAACGAGTCGCCGGTGGACCTGCTGGGCCGGGCGGTGGCGGCGGGCCGTACCGAGCGGACGCTGTCGCGGGAGTGGGGCGACTACTTCCCGCGGACGGCGATGCCGCCGCTGCGGGTGCCGGACTTCAACATGAGTTCGGTCAGCCCGGGGGTGTGA
- a CDS encoding DUF3099 domain-containing protein, translated as MRKQSAGAQTFRITGARQGLTEDVRGRQRRYVISMAVRTVAVVLTAVLWNVERPIAIATLVIGMGLPYIAVVIANAGRENVPSLPSTLVTASRRALTTGSAESVPERRAEESAQSREERG; from the coding sequence ATGCGGAAGCAGAGCGCCGGTGCACAGACCTTCCGGATCACGGGGGCCCGTCAGGGGCTGACCGAGGATGTGCGGGGGCGCCAGCGGCGGTATGTGATCTCGATGGCGGTGCGGACGGTCGCCGTGGTGCTCACGGCGGTGCTCTGGAACGTCGAGCGGCCGATTGCCATTGCAACGCTCGTCATCGGGATGGGGCTTCCCTACATCGCGGTGGTCATCGCCAACGCCGGCCGGGAGAACGTCCCTTCGCTGCCGTCGACGCTGGTGACCGCCTCCCGGCGGGCACTGACGACGGGCTCGGCGGAATCCGTTCCGGAACGGCGGGCGGAGGAGTCCGCGCAGTCGCGCGAGGAGCGGGGCTGA
- a CDS encoding cation acetate symporter: MNLTPHLAAGAAGEHRTLIVTLFAVFVAATLGLTVWAGRQTKGADDFYAGGRKFSGFQNGLAISGDYMSAASFLGIAGAIALFGYDGFLYSIGFLVAWLVALLLVAEPLRNSGRFTMGDVLAYRMRQRPVRTAAGTSTIVVSIFYLLAQMAGAGALVTLLLGITSEAGKILVVVLVGIVMILYVTIGGMKGTTWVQMVKAVLLIAGTLLITFLVAWKFHFNLSALLGAAAENSGKGAAFLEPGLKYGATATSKIDFISLGLALVLGTAGLPHILIRFYTVPTAKAARKSVNWAIGIIGVFYLMTLALGFGAAALLKPGVITHDNKAGNTAAPLLAQEIGGGAGSTGGAVLLAVISAVAFATILAVVAGLTLASSSSFAHDIYVNVLRKGRATEKEEVGAARWATVGVGAIAVVLGVFARSLNVAGLVALAFAVAASANLPTLLYSLFWKRFTTQGALWSIYGGLLSSVLLVLFSPVVSGKESSMFPGAHFAVFPLENPGLISIPLGFLLGWAGSLLSKEQPDAAKYAELEVRSLTGSGAH; the protein is encoded by the coding sequence ATGAACCTCACCCCCCACCTCGCCGCCGGCGCCGCCGGTGAGCACCGCACCCTGATCGTCACCCTCTTCGCCGTCTTCGTCGCCGCCACCCTCGGCCTCACCGTCTGGGCAGGCCGGCAGACCAAGGGCGCCGACGACTTCTACGCCGGCGGCCGGAAGTTCAGCGGCTTCCAGAACGGCCTGGCCATCTCCGGCGACTACATGTCCGCCGCGTCCTTCCTCGGCATCGCCGGCGCCATCGCCCTCTTCGGCTACGACGGCTTCCTCTACTCCATCGGCTTCCTCGTCGCCTGGCTCGTCGCGCTCCTCCTCGTCGCCGAACCACTGCGCAACTCCGGCCGCTTCACCATGGGCGACGTCCTCGCCTACCGGATGCGCCAGCGCCCGGTCCGCACCGCCGCCGGCACCTCCACCATCGTCGTCTCGATCTTCTACCTGCTCGCGCAGATGGCCGGTGCCGGTGCCCTGGTGACGCTGCTGCTGGGCATCACCAGCGAGGCCGGCAAGATCCTCGTCGTCGTCCTCGTCGGCATCGTGATGATCCTCTACGTCACCATCGGCGGAATGAAGGGCACCACCTGGGTCCAGATGGTCAAGGCCGTGCTGCTGATCGCCGGCACCCTGCTCATCACCTTCCTGGTGGCGTGGAAGTTCCACTTCAACCTCTCCGCCCTGCTCGGCGCCGCCGCCGAGAACAGCGGCAAGGGCGCAGCCTTCCTGGAACCGGGCCTCAAGTACGGCGCCACCGCCACCTCGAAGATCGACTTCATCTCGCTCGGCCTCGCCCTCGTCCTGGGCACCGCGGGCCTGCCGCACATCCTCATCCGCTTCTACACCGTGCCCACCGCCAAAGCCGCCCGGAAGTCGGTGAACTGGGCGATCGGCATCATCGGCGTCTTCTACCTGATGACCCTGGCCCTCGGCTTCGGCGCCGCCGCCCTCCTCAAGCCCGGCGTCATCACCCACGACAACAAGGCCGGCAACACCGCGGCCCCGCTCCTCGCCCAGGAGATCGGCGGCGGCGCGGGCTCCACCGGCGGCGCCGTCCTGCTCGCCGTCATCTCCGCCGTCGCCTTCGCCACCATCCTCGCCGTGGTCGCCGGCCTCACCCTCGCCTCGTCCTCCTCCTTCGCCCACGACATCTACGTCAACGTGCTCCGCAAGGGACGGGCCACCGAGAAGGAAGAAGTCGGCGCGGCCCGCTGGGCCACCGTCGGCGTCGGCGCGATCGCCGTCGTCCTCGGCGTCTTCGCCCGCAGCCTCAACGTCGCCGGACTGGTGGCCCTCGCCTTCGCCGTCGCCGCCTCCGCCAACCTCCCGACCCTCCTCTACAGCCTCTTCTGGAAGCGCTTCACCACCCAGGGCGCCCTGTGGTCCATCTACGGCGGCCTGCTCTCCTCCGTCCTCCTCGTCCTCTTCTCGCCGGTCGTCTCCGGCAAGGAGAGCTCGATGTTCCCCGGCGCCCACTTCGCGGTGTTCCCCCTGGAGAACCCGGGCCTGATCTCCATCCCCCTGGGCTTCCTCCTCGGCTGGGCCGGCTCCCTCCTCTCCAAGGAACAGCCGGACGCCGCCAAGTACGCCGAACTGGAGGTCCGCTCCCTCACCGGAAGCGGCGCCCACTGA
- the tyrS gene encoding tyrosine--tRNA ligase, whose amino-acid sequence MTRLGESVARASALLSTDLSSDDTVRELLRETGERRYLDLTDLPAKEQAELIASRTVEVLPGVEKLAERIEERRAAGKGLHVKLGIDPTATDVHLGHAVPLIILSRFQRLGHDVTLIIGDFTAKIGDPSGRTAERPPLTDEDIAHNLATYREQVRPFFDFEKVSFRQNSEWLAPYTFPELLGLLAQVPASQLLQREDFRNRLAAGSGLTMTELLYPIAQGLDSVALECDVELGGSDQLLNLQMGRKLMELRGQRPQLVVTMPLIEGTDGTGAKMSKSKGNYVGLSAPADDVFGKIMSVPDRLMEPYLKAWTEWTDEEVTLALGRVADRSLHPMDLKKVLAGEVVAALYGLDAAMAARAGFVAQFSKKSFADVESLPVVDAGEHGALTVAAVLTTVLEFTPSASAARRLAKQNALRLVVEGASGQSTHVLGEADAVRPLAEVLAEKLSGDDGTAYLKAGRKLAQIIGR is encoded by the coding sequence ATGACACGCCTCGGCGAATCCGTCGCCCGCGCCAGCGCACTGCTCTCCACCGACCTCTCCTCGGACGACACCGTCCGGGAGCTGCTCAGGGAGACCGGTGAGCGGCGCTATCTCGACCTGACGGACCTGCCCGCCAAGGAGCAGGCCGAGCTGATCGCGTCCCGGACGGTCGAGGTGCTGCCGGGCGTGGAGAAGCTCGCCGAGCGCATCGAGGAGCGCCGGGCCGCCGGCAAGGGCCTGCACGTCAAGCTGGGCATCGACCCGACGGCGACCGATGTGCACCTCGGGCACGCGGTGCCGCTGATCATCCTGAGCCGCTTCCAGCGCCTGGGCCACGACGTCACGCTCATCATCGGCGACTTCACCGCGAAGATCGGCGACCCGTCGGGCCGTACGGCCGAGCGTCCGCCGCTGACCGACGAGGACATCGCGCACAACCTCGCCACCTACCGCGAGCAGGTGCGTCCCTTCTTCGACTTCGAGAAGGTCAGCTTCCGGCAGAACAGCGAGTGGCTGGCGCCGTACACCTTCCCGGAGCTGCTGGGGCTGCTCGCCCAGGTGCCGGCCTCGCAGCTGTTGCAGCGCGAGGACTTCCGCAACCGGCTGGCGGCCGGTTCGGGCCTGACGATGACCGAGCTGCTGTACCCGATCGCGCAGGGCCTGGACTCGGTGGCGCTGGAGTGCGACGTGGAGCTGGGCGGTTCCGACCAGCTGCTCAACCTCCAGATGGGCCGCAAGCTGATGGAGCTGCGCGGGCAGCGGCCGCAGCTGGTGGTGACCATGCCGCTGATCGAGGGCACCGACGGCACCGGCGCCAAGATGTCGAAGTCCAAGGGCAATTACGTCGGGCTGAGCGCGCCCGCCGACGATGTCTTCGGCAAGATCATGTCGGTGCCGGACCGGCTGATGGAGCCGTACCTCAAGGCGTGGACGGAGTGGACGGACGAGGAGGTCACGCTGGCCCTGGGCCGGGTGGCGGACCGTTCGCTGCACCCGATGGACCTCAAGAAGGTCCTCGCCGGCGAGGTCGTGGCGGCGCTCTACGGGCTGGACGCGGCGATGGCGGCCCGGGCCGGCTTCGTGGCGCAGTTCTCCAAGAAGTCGTTCGCGGACGTGGAGTCGCTGCCGGTGGTGGACGCCGGTGAGCACGGCGCGCTGACGGTGGCGGCGGTGCTGACGACGGTGCTGGAGTTCACTCCGAGCGCCTCGGCGGCGCGGCGGCTGGCGAAGCAGAACGCGCTGCGGCTGGTGGTCGAGGGTGCGTCCGGCCAGTCGACGCATGTGCTGGGCGAGGCCGACGCGGTGCGTCCGCTGGCCGAGGTGCTGGCGGAGAAGCTCTCCGGCGACGACGGCACCGCGTACCTCAAGGCCGGCCGCAAGCTGGCCCAGATCATCGGCCGCTAG
- a CDS encoding DUF485 domain-containing protein has product MITAPHADRGPHDPPDYPQVQSSPEFAELRRAQRSFAFPLTLAFVLWYLGYVLLSSYAGGFMATKVAGHLNVAFVLGIAQFATTFLIAWWYSRHAATRLDPRAEALRARLDGPAPATAPQAGTARTGPARAVPEDGPEQTGVQEAGA; this is encoded by the coding sequence GTGATCACCGCACCCCACGCCGACCGGGGACCACACGACCCGCCCGACTACCCCCAGGTGCAGTCGAGCCCGGAGTTCGCCGAACTCCGGCGCGCCCAGCGGTCGTTCGCCTTCCCGCTCACCCTCGCCTTCGTCCTCTGGTACCTCGGCTACGTGCTGCTGTCGAGCTACGCCGGCGGCTTCATGGCCACCAAGGTCGCCGGCCACCTCAACGTCGCCTTCGTGCTCGGCATCGCCCAGTTCGCCACCACGTTCCTGATCGCCTGGTGGTACTCCCGGCACGCCGCCACCCGGCTCGACCCCCGGGCCGAGGCCCTGCGGGCCCGCCTGGACGGCCCGGCACCGGCGACCGCCCCGCAGGCCGGTACGGCGCGGACCGGACCCGCGCGGGCCGTCCCGGAGGACGGCCCCGAGCAGACCGGTGTCCAGGAGGCCGGCGCATGA
- the moaA gene encoding GTP 3',8-cyclase MoaA, with amino-acid sequence MLIDTYGRIATDLRVSLTDRCNLRCTYCMPEEGLQWLAKPDLLTDDEIVRLIGIAVRDLGVEEVRFTGGEPLLRPGLVGIVERVAALAPRPRMSLTTNGIGLARTATALRTAGLDRVNVSLDTLRPDVFQALTRRKRHADVLHGLEAARAAGLTPVKVNTVLMPGLNADEAPDLLAWAVENDYELRFIEQMPLDAQHGWKREGMITAGDILASLRTRFTLTPEAQEERGSAPAERWLVDGGPHRVGVIASVTRPFCRACDRTRLTADGQIRTCLFATEETDLRAALRSGAPDAEIARLWKVAMWGKKAGSGLDDPTFHQPDRPMSAIGG; translated from the coding sequence GTGCTCATCGACACCTACGGCCGCATCGCCACCGACCTGCGGGTCTCGCTCACCGACCGGTGCAATCTGCGATGCACCTACTGCATGCCCGAAGAGGGCCTCCAGTGGCTCGCCAAGCCCGACCTGCTCACCGACGACGAGATCGTCCGCCTGATCGGCATCGCCGTCCGCGACCTCGGCGTCGAGGAGGTCCGCTTCACCGGCGGCGAGCCGCTGCTCCGCCCCGGCCTGGTCGGCATCGTCGAGCGGGTCGCCGCCCTCGCCCCCCGCCCCCGAATGTCGCTGACCACCAACGGCATCGGCCTGGCACGCACCGCCACCGCCCTGCGCACCGCCGGCCTCGACCGGGTCAACGTCTCCCTCGACACCCTCCGGCCCGACGTCTTCCAGGCCCTGACCCGCCGCAAGCGCCACGCCGACGTCCTGCACGGCCTGGAGGCCGCCCGCGCCGCCGGCCTCACCCCCGTCAAGGTCAACACCGTCCTGATGCCCGGCCTCAACGCCGACGAGGCCCCCGACCTCCTGGCCTGGGCCGTCGAGAACGACTACGAGCTCCGCTTCATCGAGCAGATGCCGCTGGACGCCCAACACGGCTGGAAGCGCGAGGGAATGATCACCGCCGGCGACATCCTCGCCTCGCTGCGCACCCGCTTCACCCTCACCCCCGAGGCCCAGGAGGAGCGCGGCTCCGCCCCCGCCGAGCGCTGGCTCGTCGACGGCGGCCCGCACCGCGTCGGCGTCATCGCCTCGGTGACCCGCCCCTTCTGCCGCGCCTGCGACCGCACCCGGCTCACCGCCGACGGCCAGATCCGCACCTGCCTCTTCGCCACCGAGGAGACCGACCTGCGCGCCGCGCTGCGCTCCGGCGCCCCCGACGCCGAGATAGCCCGCCTCTGGAAGGTGGCCATGTGGGGCAAGAAGGCCGGGTCCGGCCTCGACGACCCGACCTTCCACCAGCCGGACCGCCCGATGTCAGCCATCGGAGGCTGA